DNA from Blastocatellia bacterium:
AAAGTTGTTAACAACTCTTCTATTTCCTCTCCAGATTCGTCCCAACTAGTTGCCAACAAAGAAAAAAAAGCAAATCTGATTTACCAAGTTTTGTTCCACCAGAGTTTGCCCTAATAAAAATTTCTACTACATCATCTTCAGAGTAAAGAGCAATATTCTCTGTACTATCTAATTCTTGATAAGAAATTCCTTCATCTGAGTGAAAAGTTTTAAAGATAATCCCTATGTTTTTGCTTATTTTTTTTAACTCATCAGAAGAAAGCGTTTTGGTTGATCGAGAAATTACGTCTTGTGCTAAAGTGACAGGATCTAAATCCGAAAATACTAAATCTTTGAATTTTATCCAAGGATACTTAGCTTCATCTAATGAAAGAAACTCAAATTTGTATTTAACATCATCAGGAGCAGCAACTTCTCCACTAAGCATATTAATGTACAATTCCTTTTTTTCAAAACTTCCACGCAATCCTATAAAGAGGCTTTGTAAACGCTGTTGACCATCTAAAACAAGACATTTTTTTTTATCACTTTCGGGTACGAAGAAATCTGACAATCTTATATCTGATTTATAATTTTCAATAAATTTTCTACATTTCACACGGCTTTTTGTTTTCCATACTAATAAAGTACTTATAGGATATTCTCTTAAGATAGAGTCAAACAACCTGCATATTTGCTCTTTTGTCCAAACAAAAGAACGTTGTATATTTGGAAGCCAAAACCCTCCTTCTTCTTCTGGATTATTTAGAAATTGTACTATTTTACGTAAAGACTGTTTTGGCATTCTCATCGTTTAGAAATCCTACTAGTTTATTAAATAAGCTACTATAGTTATACTAAATAAATAATAATATAGTAAAGTATTATTTTAGGTGGTGTCCCTCAGTTGAAGTGATGAAATAAAGTTATGCATGCCCCAGAGAATACTAAATTAAGGTTAAAAGAGGCTTAAAAGCAGCCTTTTTGAGAATGATTTGGTAATTTCTAGCTTAAATATAGGAAGCACTTTAAAAGAAAATCCACCACAATTTAAGCAAAGCAGAACTTGATGGGCAATTGCTTTAGTTAGGGATTTGGAAAAATAAAATCTCCCAGAATTAAATAGAAAGGGAAGGAATATCAACAAACCAACGTTCAAGACCAGGAAAACGAACAAGTTTAGACTCTAAAGATTTCATAAGGAATTTAGGAGCCCTTGACACCTGTTTGGTAAGGCTTAGAAATTAATTCAACGTAGGGATGTTTGCCTTTCCAAGTCATGGAGTGAGCAAAATGAAGAACAGAATCTAAAGTATCCAAAATAGAACCATTCCAATGATTCTCCAAAACGCCAAAACAACGCTCTATGGGATTATATTTGCTATGGTATGGAGGATAGTAAGCCAGAGAAACAGATGTGTTTGATTTTGCAACAAACTCAACCATACGTTTTACAAACTGTGTACGATGGCTTTGGTTTTCAGGCCGTGTCTGATTTATAACTAAAGTATTAACGCTAGGAAAGAATTTTTTCTGCTTTAACCACCATAGTTCTAAGGTATCAACGATAAAATCACTGGTAAGAGTAAATGGGGTGATAAGAAACAGATCGTCATATTTTGGTAAAAATATGCCAAATGGGGTTAATGTAGAATCAGGCTTGAAATCGTGGTCTAACGCCTTAGTCAACACTCTAGATTTTCCTCCTCTTGAGAAATTACCTATTTTACTGCTGCCTTTGCATCCAAGGAAATTCTCAACTCTTCTGTGGATTTATCAGCTTTTGGATTAACTTCATTTAGACGTGAAAAAATTGCGTCTGTTTGCGGGATCTTTTTTTTGGCTTACTCTTTAGTACTTTACTAGGATAATATCCTAACGCATTTAATTTGTTAGCTATAGTTTTCTCGCTAGGTAGTTCGCTTTCTTCATAGCCTTTCTGCAAAATAAGTTGCTCTCTAACTTCTCTTGCACTTAATCTTGTGTACAGTCTGCTAGTTTTGAAAGAAGGATCTGTTTGGCTTTGTCCATCCACTATATTTGTTATATCCAAAAGCAGATTTGGTATATGTTCTTCTATTGCCTTGCGCCCTCTTTGCCGAAAAGCATCTGACACGTTATTCCTGTATTTAATTCGTTCATTCCTTTACGTATCGTTGTTCTATCCCATCCCTAGTTCTTTTTCTGCTCGTCTTTGTCCTCCTATTCCTAATTCTTTTACTGTTCTAGCCATAAAAAACCTTCTCTCCCTCCCTTTCAGTCTTTCTACTGTTTCTATTAAATATTTTTTTACCGATTCTGTTAGCTCCACTTTTTTCTCCAAGTTTGTTATTCCTTAGAGCTTACCATACAAACCTACTTAATTTGGGAGATTTTATTTTTTCTAAGTCCCTTAAGTTATTGATAAACAGGAGTTTTTTACACATTTTGATATTTTAGCTGTAGAATATTTAGATTTCGAGTTAGAATTATCACTTCAACTGAAAAACTCTTCCATAATTTTATTCAAACAATTTTATTCTGCTAAACCAGAAAGCATTAAAACATAATGTCTAGCCAAAGTTGTTTCATCACCAGGTTTAACCACCATTTTTCTATTTTTTGCCCATTAACCTTTGTGCCATTTTTAGAAGCGGTGTCAAAGATTTCCATCTGTTCATCTGAATGAACAACTATGCAACAATGCCTACGAGAAACCATTATGTGTTCTACTACAATATCATTATCGCTAAAACGCCCAATTCGATTTTTGCCATACTTTAAACGATAAGTTTCAAGCCCTACAGTCACAAAATAACTAGAATCTCTGCCTATTTCTCTATAAATAGGCTCTTCTAAGCAAATTTCTCCAGCATTACTATTAACTCTTAAATCTTCCAAATACATAGTGCTTGAGCCTCTGGAATCTTCTATGTCTGAGCGAACTACTCTAAACAAAGCTTGTCTAGCTGGTTCTAAAAACAAGTGACAACTTCCTAATGGTTCTCCCATAACATTGCTCCTAGGCTAAAATTCTGTTAGGGTTTTAGAAATCTACTTTTGTATAAACAAAAGTGTTATTTTGCTCCTTTTACTTGATGTAAAGGAGTTTTACCAATATATTGCTGCCAAGCTTTGATGCGTTTCTTCGTCCAAAATTGTTACTATGTCTGTATCTGTGCTATTGCCGTCTTCATTGTCATCTAAACCTGTTCCAAACATTACTCCACCTATGTCTGTCAAAATATAACGATTATGCAACTCGCCATCATCCCATCGAATAATATTAAGTGATAAACCTTTAGGTATTATGTAAGGAAGCCTTTTATCACACTCATCTTTGAATGTATTATTACCTATTGTTTTATCGTTATCTTCAGAATGGTATTCTAGTTTTATAGAACTTCCTCTTTCTTTACAATCTTCCGATATAATGCTTAAGAATTCTCTCAAGGGGCGAATATGTGGATTTAATGAAAGCCTGAAAAAATACGGATCTATAAATATGATTTCCTTGCTACATAGAAGTAAGTTTTTAACACACAAAGCC
Protein-coding regions in this window:
- a CDS encoding FHA domain-containing protein yields the protein MGEPLGSCHLFLEPARQALFRVVRSDIEDSRGSSTMYLEDLRVNSNAGEICLEEPIYREIGRDSSYFVTVGLETYRLKYGKNRIGRFSDNDIVVEHIMVSRRHCCIVVHSDEQMEIFDTASKNGTKVNGQKIEKWWLNLVMKQLWLDIMF